A genome region from Nicotiana tabacum cultivar K326 chromosome 13, ASM71507v2, whole genome shotgun sequence includes the following:
- the LOC107803481 gene encoding transcription factor MYB20 translates to MGRQPCCDKVGLKKGPWTAEEDKKLINFILNNGQCCWRAVPKLAGLLRCGKSCRLRWTNYLRPDLKRGLLSEYEEKMVIDLHAQLGNRWSKIASHLPGRTDNEIKNHWNTHIKKKLKKMGIDPVTHKPLSTITNDQITNIEQPENLPIQQEIISPSSVNDVSIEQSAITEIKLDDDDNNNNKNTGTSCINNNNNFDSTILEVNNNGFCTDEVPLIEPHEILVPSKSTPSTSSSSSSSSSSNIIEDLKFLPSFDDWPMENNMGFGWENDFSSTLDFLLNDDNDMNNVTYDHESWKFEQLL, encoded by the exons atggggagacaaccatGTTGTGATAAAGTTGGATTGAAGAAAGGTCCATGGACAGCTGAAGAAGACAAGAAACTCATTAACTTCATTCTCAACAATGGCCAATGTTGTTGGAGAGCTGTTCCTAAACTTGCag GGCTTTTGAGGTGTGGAAAGAGTTGTAGACTAAGATGGACAAATTATCTGAGACCAGATTTAAAAAGAGGACTTTTATCAGAATATGAAGAAAAAATGGTTATTGATCTTCATGCTCAACTTGGCAACag GTGGTCCAAGATTGCCTCTCATTTACCAGGTCGAACTGATAATGAAATAAAGAATCATTGGAATACACATATcaagaagaaattgaagaaaatggggATTGATCCAGTTACTCACAAGCCACTCTCCACTATTACTAATGACCAAATTACAAACATAGAACAGCCAGAAAATCTTCCAATTCAACAAGAAATAATCTCACCTTCCTCAGTAAATGATGTATCAATTGAACAGTCTGCTATTACAGAGATCAAACTAGACGACgacgacaacaacaataacaagaacaCGGGGACAAGTtgcataaataataacaataactttGACTCAACTATACTGGAAGTCAACAATAATGGCTTTTGTACTGATGAAGTTCCATTGATTGAACCCCATGAGATTTTAGTCCCATCTAAATCAACCCCATcaacatcatcatcttcttcttcatcttcatcatccaACATAATTGAAGATTTAAAGTTTTTGCCAAGTTTTGATGACTGGCCAATGGAAAATAACATGGGATTTGGATGGGAAAATGATTTCAGCAGCACATTGGATTTCTTGCTTAATGATGATAATGACATGAATAATGTCACATATGATCATGAATCTTGGAAGTTTGAGCAACTCTTGTGA